From one Pseudomonas sp. S35 genomic stretch:
- a CDS encoding TonB-dependent receptor → MPDLASPLPLKKFHLSLLTSSLLLAAAPSFAETSTEDAKLGTVTVISTGLRGQQRTVADSPAPIDVINSEQLLKTGRSELSEAIAKLLPSFNFGTNIAGYNSVTRPLSNRSLGPAYTLVLVNGKRRHNGATGQRGSIDNSGANAVDIDLIPVSAVDHIEVLKDSAAAQYGSDAVAGVINIILKSTHEGGHLETSYGQLYSGQGETIKIAADQGFKLGDGGFFHLSSDARKRGEASWNDKADNSVRAFNDPAKQAAWDRVAIKNGDPDLKAFNLAYNAELPLEDLTLYSFSTYGERDAEAANYFRLPTGRAAVPEVFPDGYYPLNNIKDRDYQLLFGGKGQVADWNWDLSTTYGRNNVHHSSDLNINPSLGTASPTKFDNLATFRFEQWVNNLDFTRRYDSLFNLTSPVQVSAGLEHRWEHFSTFAGDPEAYVTGTYPAASGAQAAVTIRPEDEVSLIRNNYAGYLDLGFDLTERWFLDVAGRVEHYDDDSGNTFGLKVNSRYELTDTVAVRGTVGTGFRAPSLTQIGYTVADNRVAVDVNGNVVPAVTRLTPSGSNLATALGGDDLKPEKSRNLGLGLTWQPAPRTSITADAYLIDIDDRIALTSNIYDQGNGVINGILTAQGVPSGTWVNYYTNAFDTRTRGLDVVADHTTPLDAWGDVRWSLGFNWNKTTIEGSRDTPSALASSGVTLVGRDREGDLTEASPKTKWILGANWKVEDLAVNLQTARYGAVKTLAVNPTGDRSFGAKWITDLDISYTFVDHLTVSVGGTNIFDVRPDKHAVYSNLGLAAYGNPPFYPGGGYWYTKLAYDF, encoded by the coding sequence ATGCCAGACCTCGCCTCCCCGCTGCCCCTCAAGAAGTTTCACCTGTCACTGCTGACCAGTTCCCTGCTGCTCGCTGCCGCGCCCTCCTTCGCCGAAACTTCGACCGAAGATGCCAAGCTCGGCACCGTCACCGTGATCTCCACCGGCCTGCGTGGCCAGCAGCGTACGGTGGCCGACAGCCCGGCGCCGATTGATGTGATCAACAGCGAGCAACTGCTCAAGACCGGTCGTTCCGAGCTGTCCGAGGCGATTGCCAAGTTGCTGCCGTCGTTCAACTTCGGCACCAATATCGCCGGCTACAACTCGGTGACGCGCCCACTCAGCAACCGCAGCCTGGGCCCGGCCTACACGCTGGTGCTGGTCAACGGTAAGCGTCGCCACAACGGCGCCACCGGCCAGCGTGGCTCGATCGATAACAGCGGTGCGAATGCGGTCGACATCGACCTGATCCCGGTCAGCGCCGTGGACCATATCGAGGTGCTCAAAGACAGCGCCGCCGCCCAGTACGGCTCGGACGCCGTGGCCGGGGTGATCAATATCATCCTCAAGTCCACCCACGAAGGTGGGCATTTGGAAACCAGTTACGGCCAGTTGTATTCCGGGCAGGGCGAAACCATCAAGATCGCCGCAGACCAGGGTTTCAAACTGGGCGACGGCGGTTTTTTTCACCTTTCCTCCGACGCGCGCAAACGTGGCGAAGCCTCGTGGAACGACAAGGCCGACAACAGCGTCAGGGCCTTCAACGACCCAGCCAAGCAAGCCGCCTGGGACCGGGTGGCGATCAAGAACGGCGACCCTGACCTCAAGGCCTTCAACCTGGCGTATAACGCCGAACTGCCCCTGGAGGACCTGACGCTCTATTCGTTCTCCACTTACGGTGAGCGCGACGCCGAAGCCGCCAACTACTTCCGGTTGCCGACTGGCCGGGCCGCGGTGCCCGAGGTATTCCCTGACGGCTACTACCCGCTGAACAACATCAAGGACCGCGACTATCAACTGCTGTTCGGCGGCAAGGGCCAGGTGGCCGACTGGAACTGGGACCTGAGCACCACCTACGGACGCAACAATGTCCATCACTCCAGCGACCTCAACATCAACCCATCCCTGGGCACCGCTTCGCCGACAAAATTCGACAACCTGGCCACCTTCCGCTTCGAGCAGTGGGTGAACAACCTGGACTTCACCCGCCGTTACGACAGCCTGTTCAACCTGACCTCGCCGGTGCAGGTGTCGGCCGGCCTGGAGCATCGTTGGGAGCACTTCAGCACCTTCGCCGGCGACCCCGAGGCCTATGTCACCGGGACCTACCCGGCCGCATCAGGCGCACAGGCAGCGGTGACGATTCGCCCGGAAGACGAAGTCAGCCTGATCCGCAACAACTACGCGGGCTATCTGGACCTGGGCTTCGACCTGACCGAGCGCTGGTTTCTCGATGTGGCCGGGCGGGTCGAACATTACGACGATGACTCGGGCAACACCTTCGGCCTGAAAGTGAATTCTCGCTACGAACTGACGGACACCGTGGCCGTGCGCGGCACCGTCGGCACCGGTTTTAGGGCGCCGTCCCTGACCCAGATCGGCTACACCGTGGCCGACAACCGGGTGGCCGTGGACGTGAACGGCAATGTAGTACCCGCCGTAACCCGCTTGACACCGTCGGGCAGCAACCTGGCCACAGCCTTGGGTGGCGATGACCTCAAGCCGGAAAAATCACGCAACCTTGGTCTGGGCTTGACCTGGCAACCGGCGCCGCGCACCAGCATCACCGCCGACGCGTACTTGATCGACATCGACGACCGCATTGCCCTGACCAGCAACATCTATGACCAGGGCAACGGCGTGATCAACGGCATCCTCACCGCCCAAGGCGTGCCCTCGGGCACCTGGGTCAACTACTACACCAACGCTTTCGACACCCGCACCCGTGGCCTGGATGTGGTCGCCGACCACACCACGCCGCTGGACGCCTGGGGCGATGTGCGCTGGAGCCTGGGGTTTAACTGGAACAAAACCACCATCGAAGGCTCCCGCGACACCCCGAGTGCACTGGCCAGCTCCGGCGTAACCCTGGTGGGCCGCGACCGCGAAGGCGACCTGACCGAAGCGTCGCCCAAGACCAAATGGATCCTGGGCGCCAATTGGAAAGTCGAGGATCTTGCGGTGAACCTGCAAACCGCCCGCTACGGCGCGGTCAAGACCCTGGCCGTCAACCCCACTGGCGACCGCAGCTTCGGCGCCAAATGGATCACCGACCTGGACATCAGTTACACCTTTGTCGATCACCTGACCGTCAGCGTCGGCGGCACCAACATCTTCGACGTGCGCCCGGACAAACACGCCGTGTACAGCAACCTCGGCTTGGCGGCGTACGGCAACCCGCCGTTCTACCCCGGCGGCGGCTACTGGTACACCAAGCTGGCCTACGACTTTTAA
- the feaR gene encoding transcriptional regulator FeaR, protein MPALLHARETFANWNRDLQAVCGNFSTALSDQHTLFIGSVYGQDVCGLELAHIRTNAGLIRRHRTSGDGDDDRHCFLILQCSGHQRIRGQHQVIELGPEDIALVDSAQAFEIEPRGLVQNISIHLSRQEVSHQLGQQPLFGKLARNSVATHMIRALVRSLGDVALRRESGASNDGAALEHALIGLAVAGLDERSGGQPAFACVGHDDLYGLATRLVEASLQDAELGPDYLARQLNVSVRQLYRLFEQRHESISRYIQQRRLERVAQDLRCHELRHESITQIAFKWGFVDAAHFSRAFKRHFQHGPRDFRQQSV, encoded by the coding sequence ATGCCAGCCTTATTGCACGCGCGTGAGACGTTCGCCAACTGGAACCGCGACCTGCAGGCGGTGTGCGGCAATTTCAGCACGGCGCTGTCAGATCAACACACGCTGTTTATCGGCAGTGTGTATGGCCAGGATGTCTGCGGCCTTGAGTTGGCCCATATCCGCACCAATGCCGGATTGATCCGCCGCCATCGCACCTCGGGTGACGGCGACGACGACCGTCACTGCTTTCTCATTCTTCAATGCAGCGGCCATCAGCGCATCCGTGGGCAACATCAGGTGATTGAGTTGGGGCCTGAAGATATCGCCCTGGTCGACTCGGCGCAGGCGTTCGAGATCGAGCCGCGAGGGCTGGTGCAAAATATCTCGATTCACCTGTCACGCCAGGAAGTCAGCCATCAACTCGGCCAGCAACCGTTGTTCGGCAAGCTCGCTCGCAATAGTGTCGCCACGCATATGATTCGCGCACTCGTGCGTTCATTGGGCGACGTCGCGTTGCGCAGGGAATCCGGCGCCAGCAACGATGGGGCGGCGCTGGAGCATGCCCTGATCGGGTTGGCTGTCGCCGGCCTCGACGAGCGTTCCGGCGGGCAGCCCGCCTTTGCATGCGTGGGCCACGATGACCTGTATGGCTTGGCCACCCGCTTGGTTGAGGCCTCCCTGCAAGACGCCGAGCTAGGCCCTGATTATCTGGCTCGTCAGTTGAATGTGTCGGTTCGCCAGCTCTATCGGCTGTTCGAGCAGCGCCACGAAAGCATCTCGCGTTATATCCAGCAACGCCGTCTGGAACGGGTGGCCCAGGATCTGCGGTGCCACGAACTGCGCCATGAATCAATCACTCAGATCGCCTTCAAGTGGGGGTTTGTCGACGCCGCGCATTTCAGTCGCGCGTTCAAGCGCCATTTCCAGCACGGCCCACGGGATTTTCGCCAACAGTCCGTGTAA
- a CDS encoding PQQ-dependent dehydrogenase, methanol/ethanol family — MASLCTVVWAAPAQVDGPRIIAADQEPGNWMSHGRTYDEQRYSPLDSVNAGNVAQLGMAWTTKLDIDSGTEATPLVVDGVMYTTGAFSIVYAINAATGELLWKYDPKVPPENLSQGCCGPVNRGVAVWQGKVYVGSFDGRLIALDAANGQPVWSVDTIIDRTKSYSITGAPRIVKGKVLIGNGGAEFGVRGYVTAYDADTGKQVWRFYTVPGDPKLPPENPAMANAMKTWDGDGWVKWGGGGTVWDSMAYDPQLDLLYVGTGNGSPWNYQFRSNGKGDNLYVSSILALRPDTGEYVWHYQITPQDQWDFTATQHMILADIKIDGTVRKVIMQAPKNGFFYVLDRTNGQLLSANNFVPVNWASGIDLKTGRPILTGAADYSKEPKVVQPSFLGGHNWHPMSFSPKTGYVYIPAQYTLAELKAAKAPMFLSNKSVVNFGLDVPDLPEDPKTLNKIRDAWSGELIAWDPVKQRAAWKQPYISAGNGGTLATAGNLVFQGTADGRVVAYRADTGKPLWEHRANSGVMAGPVTYSVDGEQYVAFSVGWGGIIPLLTGPLTNKGKVRAESRVIAFKLGAHGELPPPKVAPVVPTTHQVLTATPEQLAQARGLFNGLCAGCHGLNAISGGVVPDLRYLDDNKHAAFPAFLSGALINGGMPNFSDMLQREDMELIRQYLVKRTQDLHADLKAAGHTASH; from the coding sequence ATGGCTTCGCTCTGCACAGTGGTGTGGGCGGCACCGGCGCAGGTCGATGGCCCGCGAATCATCGCGGCCGACCAGGAACCGGGCAACTGGATGAGCCATGGTCGCACCTACGATGAGCAGCGCTACAGCCCGCTGGACAGCGTCAATGCCGGCAACGTCGCTCAACTGGGCATGGCCTGGACCACCAAGCTTGATATCGACAGTGGCACTGAGGCTACGCCATTGGTGGTCGATGGGGTGATGTACACCACCGGGGCCTTCAGCATTGTCTATGCCATCAATGCCGCCACCGGTGAGTTGCTGTGGAAATACGATCCGAAGGTGCCGCCCGAGAACCTGAGCCAGGGTTGCTGCGGACCGGTCAATCGCGGCGTTGCGGTATGGCAGGGCAAGGTCTACGTGGGCAGCTTCGATGGTCGCTTGATCGCCCTGGATGCGGCCAATGGTCAGCCGGTGTGGAGCGTCGATACCATCATTGACCGGACAAAAAGCTACTCGATCACCGGAGCGCCTCGCATCGTCAAGGGCAAGGTGCTGATCGGCAATGGCGGCGCCGAGTTTGGCGTGCGCGGCTACGTCACAGCCTATGATGCCGACACCGGAAAACAGGTGTGGCGCTTCTATACCGTACCCGGCGACCCCAAGCTGCCCCCGGAAAACCCCGCTATGGCCAACGCCATGAAAACCTGGGACGGCGACGGCTGGGTCAAATGGGGCGGCGGCGGAACGGTCTGGGACTCGATGGCCTATGACCCGCAGCTGGATCTTCTCTATGTGGGCACGGGTAACGGTTCACCTTGGAACTACCAGTTCCGCAGCAATGGCAAGGGTGACAACCTGTATGTGTCGTCGATCCTGGCGCTGCGGCCAGACACCGGCGAATACGTGTGGCACTACCAGATCACGCCGCAGGACCAGTGGGATTTCACCGCGACCCAACACATGATCCTGGCCGATATCAAGATCGACGGCACCGTACGCAAGGTGATCATGCAGGCGCCGAAAAACGGGTTTTTCTACGTCCTGGATCGCACCAACGGCCAGTTGCTCTCGGCTAACAATTTCGTCCCGGTCAACTGGGCCAGCGGTATCGACCTGAAAACCGGGCGCCCGATCCTCACCGGTGCGGCCGACTATTCCAAAGAGCCGAAGGTGGTACAGCCGAGCTTTCTCGGCGGGCACAACTGGCACCCCATGTCATTCAGCCCCAAGACCGGTTACGTCTACATCCCGGCTCAGTACACCCTGGCTGAGTTGAAGGCGGCCAAGGCGCCGATGTTCTTGTCGAACAAGTCCGTGGTGAATTTCGGGCTGGATGTGCCGGACTTGCCTGAAGATCCGAAAACCCTCAATAAAATCCGTGATGCCTGGAGCGGAGAACTGATCGCCTGGGACCCGGTTAAACAGCGGGCGGCCTGGAAGCAGCCTTACATCAGCGCCGGCAATGGCGGCACGTTGGCCACCGCAGGCAACCTGGTGTTCCAGGGCACGGCCGATGGTCGCGTTGTCGCCTACCGCGCCGACACCGGCAAGCCGCTTTGGGAACATCGAGCCAACTCCGGGGTGATGGCCGGGCCTGTCACCTATAGCGTCGATGGCGAGCAATACGTGGCGTTCTCGGTGGGCTGGGGCGGCATCATCCCGTTGCTGACCGGTCCATTGACCAACAAGGGCAAGGTGCGCGCAGAGTCGCGGGTGATCGCCTTCAAGCTAGGCGCCCACGGCGAACTACCGCCGCCCAAGGTAGCGCCGGTCGTACCGACGACCCATCAGGTTCTCACCGCCACCCCCGAGCAGCTGGCGCAGGCGCGGGGCTTGTTCAATGGCCTGTGTGCCGGTTGCCATGGCCTTAACGCCATCAGCGGCGGCGTGGTCCCGGACCTGCGCTACCTGGATGACAACAAGCACGCGGCGTTTCCAGCGTTTCTCAGCGGGGCGCTGATCAATGGGGGCATGCCGAACTTCTCCGACATGCTTCAACGCGAAGACATGGAATTGATCCGCCAATACCTTGTCAAGCGAACCCAGGATCTGCACGCCGATCTCAAGGCGGCCGGGCACACCGCCTCGCACTGA
- a CDS encoding transporter — protein MKTLSTLTFSALLASLAPLAQADVKPDPGDYTALPQGTDVVVLYQQNPRGDKVYSGGKKVADNLDLDLTVGVLRLIHFTEFFNTGLTWDPQIVIPFGYQKIGATDSKNSGLGDITFGGTVWTIADLANNEHLGWSVFVTAPTGSDKNQGFALSDNRWALDFQVGYIKGLTDNITWDVIAETEFYAKQRATDAEKEPLLQLHNHLRYNFTPDTYAAISYRHNWGARQTLDHETLATSRSNGTVGFTVATMLGKQVQALGQLMRDTSVREGVKIDHSLQFRLAYFY, from the coding sequence ATGAAAACACTTAGCACTCTGACCTTCAGCGCACTGCTCGCCAGCCTGGCGCCCCTGGCCCAGGCCGATGTCAAACCTGACCCCGGCGACTACACCGCGCTGCCGCAGGGCACCGATGTGGTGGTGCTGTACCAGCAGAACCCGAGAGGGGATAAGGTGTATTCCGGCGGCAAGAAAGTCGCCGACAACCTCGATCTGGACCTCACGGTCGGCGTGTTGCGACTGATCCACTTCACTGAGTTCTTCAATACAGGGCTCACCTGGGACCCACAGATTGTGATCCCCTTCGGCTATCAGAAGATCGGCGCCACCGACAGCAAAAACTCGGGGCTGGGTGATATCACGTTCGGCGGCACGGTGTGGACCATCGCTGACCTCGCCAACAACGAACACCTGGGCTGGTCGGTGTTTGTGACCGCACCCACCGGCAGCGACAAAAACCAGGGTTTTGCGCTGAGCGACAACCGCTGGGCCTTGGACTTCCAGGTCGGCTATATCAAGGGCCTTACCGATAACATCACTTGGGACGTGATCGCCGAAACGGAGTTCTACGCCAAGCAGCGCGCCACCGATGCCGAAAAAGAACCGTTGCTCCAGTTGCACAATCATCTGCGCTACAACTTCACCCCGGACACCTACGCCGCGATCTCCTATCGACATAACTGGGGCGCACGCCAGACCCTCGATCATGAAACCCTGGCCACCAGCCGCAGCAACGGTACGGTCGGCTTTACCGTCGCGACCATGCTGGGCAAGCAAGTGCAGGCCCTGGGCCAGCTCATGCGTGACACTTCAGTGCGTGAAGGCGTGAAGATTGATCATTCACTGCAGTTTCGCCTGGCGTACTTTTACTGA
- a CDS encoding aldehyde dehydrogenase family protein has protein sequence MNVSNVARTVVAPQIHVFNPFDGTLIGTVADLCASQAPHLLEQGRQGVRACAGLPRYRRAQILEQAARRIERDAQAFARLIVDEAGKTLKQAQKEVKRCVNTLKLSAEEAKRNAGEVIPFDAYEGSESRQGWFTREPLGLIVAITPYNDPLNLVAHKLGPAIAGGNAVILKPSELAPLSAIKLVSYLVDAGLPESVVTVATGGAELGKALVAARDVRMISFTGGFVTGEQIARTAGLKKLAMDLGGNAPVIVMGDCDLAAAVESCLSGAFWAAGQNCIGTQRLLIHESVYAAFRERFVSQASALVAGDPLLASTDIGPMITEQAAKNAQRVVADALTQGATLLCGHTRLGSCYAATVLENVDHTSQLWRNEVFAPVVVLQRFDAFDEAIALANEPDYSLHAGIFTRDLATAMSAARRIEAAGVMINDSSDYRFDAMPFGGSKYGSLGREGVRFAYEEMTQPKVVCLNTLALTQS, from the coding sequence GTGAACGTATCGAATGTGGCCCGGACTGTCGTGGCACCACAGATCCACGTGTTCAACCCCTTTGACGGGACGCTGATCGGCACCGTAGCGGATCTGTGCGCTTCGCAGGCACCACACCTGCTGGAACAGGGCCGCCAGGGCGTGCGCGCCTGTGCCGGTTTGCCGCGCTATCGCAGGGCGCAGATTCTCGAACAGGCGGCCCGGCGCATCGAACGCGATGCACAGGCATTTGCCCGACTGATCGTCGACGAAGCCGGCAAAACCCTCAAGCAGGCACAAAAAGAGGTCAAGCGTTGCGTCAACACCCTCAAGCTCTCGGCCGAAGAAGCCAAGCGCAATGCCGGCGAGGTGATTCCGTTCGACGCGTATGAGGGCTCAGAGTCGCGTCAGGGCTGGTTCACCCGCGAACCCCTTGGCTTGATCGTCGCGATCACGCCATACAACGACCCCTTGAACCTGGTGGCGCACAAGCTTGGCCCCGCCATTGCCGGTGGTAACGCGGTGATTCTCAAGCCGTCTGAATTGGCGCCGTTGTCAGCGATAAAACTGGTGTCGTACCTGGTCGACGCCGGGCTGCCCGAGTCGGTGGTCACGGTTGCCACCGGCGGCGCCGAACTGGGCAAGGCCCTGGTCGCGGCACGTGACGTGCGCATGATTTCCTTTACCGGAGGCTTCGTCACCGGTGAGCAGATCGCCCGCACAGCGGGCCTGAAGAAACTGGCGATGGACCTGGGCGGTAACGCGCCGGTGATCGTCATGGGTGACTGCGACCTTGCGGCGGCGGTGGAGAGTTGCCTGTCCGGCGCATTCTGGGCGGCGGGGCAAAACTGCATCGGCACTCAACGACTGCTGATTCATGAGTCTGTTTATGCAGCGTTCCGCGAGCGCTTTGTCAGTCAGGCGAGCGCCTTGGTGGCCGGCGACCCTCTGCTGGCCAGCACCGACATCGGCCCGATGATCACCGAGCAAGCGGCGAAAAATGCGCAGCGCGTAGTGGCCGACGCATTGACGCAAGGTGCAACCTTGCTATGCGGGCACACGCGCCTGGGTTCATGCTACGCCGCCACAGTCCTGGAAAACGTCGATCACACCAGCCAGTTATGGCGTAACGAAGTCTTCGCACCCGTGGTGGTGTTGCAACGATTTGACGCCTTCGATGAGGCCATCGCGCTGGCCAATGAGCCTGACTACAGCTTGCACGCCGGCATTTTCACCCGCGACCTGGCGACGGCCATGAGCGCTGCGCGCAGGATCGAGGCCGCAGGCGTGATGATCAACGACTCCTCCGACTACCGTTTTGATGCAATGCCGTTTGGTGGCTCCAAGTACGGCAGCCTGGGGCGTGAGGGGGTACGTTTCGCCTACGAGGAAATGACGCAACCCAAAGTGGTGTGCTTGAACACACTGGCCCTCACGCAATCGTGA
- a CDS encoding homoserine dehydrogenase, with product MTEYKIALVGFGGVNRALAQLIAERNQDWSNTLGFSLKIVGVTDLFLGSVINRQGLDAASLAALPVVEAALAHLPGGDAVARTEAVIKEAGADIIAEATFTNPVDGEPATSFCRWALENGKHVVTTNKGPIALHGAELKALAQRNHVAFEYEGSVMSGTPVIRLARQLLAGSTIIGFEGILNGTSNFVLTRMESGLGFAEAVKQAQALGYAEADPTADVEGHDVRLKVVILANELLEAKLTVNDVRCSGISALTLDDIVKARQDNARWKLIGAATRHADGSVSASVEPRLLRNDHPLASIGGATNAVSFSTDLIGTVTVSGPGAGRKETAFALLSDIISLHQSAAQNRE from the coding sequence ATGACTGAATACAAGATTGCGCTGGTGGGCTTTGGTGGCGTCAACCGAGCGTTGGCCCAGTTGATTGCCGAACGCAACCAAGACTGGAGCAACACACTGGGGTTCAGCCTGAAAATCGTCGGTGTCACCGACCTTTTTCTGGGGTCGGTGATCAATCGCCAAGGGTTGGATGCGGCCTCGCTGGCGGCCCTGCCGGTGGTCGAGGCTGCGCTGGCCCACCTGCCGGGTGGCGACGCAGTCGCACGCACTGAAGCGGTGATCAAAGAAGCCGGTGCCGACATCATTGCCGAAGCCACCTTCACCAACCCGGTGGATGGCGAACCGGCGACCTCGTTCTGCCGCTGGGCGCTGGAAAACGGCAAACACGTGGTGACCACCAACAAAGGACCGATTGCCCTGCACGGTGCCGAGTTGAAAGCCCTCGCGCAGCGCAACCATGTTGCATTTGAATACGAAGGGTCGGTGATGAGTGGCACGCCAGTGATCCGCCTGGCCAGGCAGTTGCTGGCAGGCAGCACCATCATCGGCTTCGAGGGCATTCTCAACGGCACCTCCAACTTCGTTTTGACCCGCATGGAAAGCGGCCTGGGCTTCGCCGAGGCAGTCAAGCAGGCGCAGGCCCTGGGGTACGCCGAAGCGGACCCGACGGCGGATGTCGAGGGCCATGATGTACGCCTCAAAGTGGTGATCCTGGCCAACGAACTGCTGGAGGCAAAGCTCACGGTCAACGATGTGCGCTGCAGCGGTATCAGTGCCCTCACCCTTGACGACATCGTCAAGGCTCGCCAGGACAACGCACGCTGGAAGCTGATTGGCGCTGCCACCCGGCATGCCGATGGTTCGGTCAGTGCCAGCGTTGAACCGCGCTTGTTGCGCAACGATCATCCGCTGGCCAGCATCGGCGGTGCCACCAACGCAGTGTCCTTCAGCACCGACCTGATCGGCACGGTGACCGTTTCGGGCCCCGGGGCCGGGCGTAAGGAAACGGCGTTTGCGCTGCTGTCCGACATCATCAGCCTTCATCAATCCGCTGCACAGAACCGGGAGTAA
- a CDS encoding Lrp/AsnC family transcriptional regulator encodes MKRILDPLDERIIAELRLNARAAHAELAAKVNLSRNAVRQRIERLERDGAILGYTVLTGDGHQASSQINAVIFVYRYDRMRGEDVLQALRTIAEVIQCDVMSGEFDLMVRVGATSPQRVHQVWNQISALAGVENTVTSFVLSSVV; translated from the coding sequence ATGAAGCGCATTCTGGACCCTCTCGATGAGCGCATCATCGCCGAGCTGCGGCTTAACGCGCGGGCGGCGCACGCGGAGCTGGCGGCGAAGGTCAATCTGTCGCGCAATGCCGTGCGCCAACGGATCGAACGGTTGGAGCGCGACGGCGCAATCCTCGGCTATACGGTACTGACCGGCGACGGGCACCAGGCTTCATCGCAGATCAACGCGGTGATTTTCGTCTATCGCTATGATCGTATGCGCGGTGAGGATGTGTTGCAGGCGCTACGGACAATTGCTGAAGTGATCCAGTGCGATGTCATGAGCGGTGAGTTCGACCTGATGGTACGCGTCGGCGCCACCAGCCCGCAGCGGGTGCATCAGGTCTGGAACCAGATCTCGGCGCTGGCCGGCGTGGAGAACACCGTGACGTCATTCGTTTTATCGTCCGTCGTCTGA
- the thrC gene encoding threonine synthase: MHYVSTRSSAAQADFEKVVLSGLADDGGLFVPFELPLFEPREIANWSTLPYDELAYRVMRPFIGASIPEADLKRLLNAACGQFKHRAVAPLHQVDRNEWVLELFHGPTRSSKDFAAQLQAQLVQYFLHKRQRRAVLLGATNGDTGLAAIEAFKHCDDVHIVLLYPESGVLPHQLQELLSAAHPALHTFAVTGSFDECQHLANRLFRQWPNPRYEAISFNSSNWVNVLAQLVFYFYAVLQLGGGQRPIGFSVPAASFAEVYAGYIAQKMGLPITQIIVATNKNDALHQLFLKNHYCRQRADKTLSPAMDLSIFSNLERFLWELYGHDATAVSALMAEFDASAEMTLANECWLRARMIIDSYAVSDAQTLNEITSLYHDTGYLIDPHTATAVLAARLYRRSLVAPMVTLGETSPAKSAALFDELGINAPQQNALATTHDASPRRRIAPDDLGPLFQLLDTL, from the coding sequence ATGCACTATGTAAGTACCCGAAGTTCGGCCGCGCAGGCGGACTTCGAAAAGGTCGTACTGTCCGGGCTTGCCGACGACGGCGGGCTGTTCGTCCCCTTCGAGCTGCCGCTGTTCGAACCCCGCGAGATCGCCAACTGGTCAACCTTGCCCTATGACGAACTGGCCTATCGGGTCATGCGTCCGTTTATCGGGGCGTCTATCCCTGAAGCGGATCTCAAGCGCCTGCTCAACGCGGCCTGCGGTCAGTTCAAGCACCGTGCGGTGGCGCCGCTGCATCAGGTTGATCGCAACGAATGGGTACTGGAACTGTTCCACGGCCCTACTCGCTCTTCCAAGGATTTCGCCGCGCAGCTCCAGGCGCAGCTTGTGCAGTACTTTCTGCATAAGCGCCAGCGGCGCGCAGTGTTGCTTGGCGCCACCAACGGTGACACCGGCCTGGCAGCCATCGAAGCGTTCAAACACTGTGATGACGTCCACATCGTGCTGCTCTACCCGGAGTCTGGGGTCCTCCCGCATCAACTGCAGGAACTGCTCAGCGCAGCGCACCCCGCCCTGCACACGTTCGCCGTCACCGGCAGCTTTGACGAGTGCCAGCACCTCGCGAACCGCCTGTTCCGGCAGTGGCCCAACCCGCGCTATGAGGCGATCAGCTTCAATTCCAGCAACTGGGTCAACGTGCTTGCACAACTGGTGTTTTATTTCTACGCCGTGCTGCAACTGGGTGGCGGTCAGCGCCCGATCGGCTTCAGCGTGCCAGCCGCCAGTTTCGCCGAAGTCTATGCAGGCTATATCGCACAAAAAATGGGCCTGCCGATTACCCAGATCATCGTCGCGACCAACAAAAACGACGCGTTGCATCAGCTGTTCCTGAAAAACCACTACTGTCGGCAACGGGCGGACAAAACCCTGTCGCCAGCCATGGACTTGTCGATTTTCTCCAACCTGGAGCGTTTTCTCTGGGAGTTGTATGGGCACGACGCTACAGCGGTAAGCGCGCTGATGGCCGAGTTCGACGCCAGCGCAGAGATGACCCTCGCCAATGAATGCTGGTTGCGGGCACGGATGATCATCGATTCGTACGCGGTCAGCGATGCTCAAACCCTGAATGAAATCACCTCGCTGTACCATGACACGGGCTACCTGATCGACCCGCACACGGCCACTGCGGTACTTGCCGCGAGACTGTACCGGCGCAGCCTGGTCGCGCCGATGGTCACCCTCGGGGAAACTTCGCCAGCCAAATCGGCTGCGCTGTTCGACGAACTGGGCATCAACGCGCCGCAGCAGAACGCCCTGGCCACCACGCACGACGCCTCACCCCGTCGCCGGATCGCGCCTGACGACCTCGGCCCCCTCTTTCAACTGCTCGACACCCTGTGA